The following are from one region of the Nostoc cf. commune SO-36 genome:
- a CDS encoding XisH family protein: MAKDVFHQQVKKALIKDGWIITHDPFTIRISEAIKLQIDLAAENAIAAERNTEKIAVEIKSFIADSDISEFHTALGQYLNYCQAIEEQEADRALYLAVPIETYQDFFQISFVQRALHRYQVKLIIYDPKCEEIRLWIK; encoded by the coding sequence ATGGCTAAAGATGTTTTTCATCAACAGGTTAAAAAAGCATTAATTAAAGATGGGTGGATAATTACTCACGATCCTTTTACAATTCGTATTAGTGAAGCAATTAAACTACAAATAGACTTAGCGGCTGAAAATGCCATCGCCGCAGAACGTAATACAGAGAAAATTGCTGTTGAAATTAAAAGTTTTATTGCAGATTCAGATATCAGCGAATTTCATACTGCGTTAGGACAATATCTAAACTACTGCCAAGCTATTGAAGAACAAGAAGCAGACAGAGCGCTTTACCTAGCAGTTCCTATTGAAACATATCAAGACTTTTTTCAAATTTCTTTTGTCCAACGCGCTCTTCATCGTTACCAAGTTAAGTTGATAATTTACGATCCCAAATGTGAGGAAATCCGACTATGGATAAAATAG
- a CDS encoding PAS domain S-box protein, with amino-acid sequence MLINSLSSDNLQLTIIRHPLIVNSETLLPNVIALINEAPGNYDSLPIKNTNYLKNSSKDVDSNTSQATSCVLVMENSQLVGIITQRDLIKLTAQGKNIETISVAQVMTRELITLNLRDFKDVFTALHLLRQHRICHLPIIGEQGELIGLVTPTSLLAVSILQAELYNYTRVKLAERQRIESELRLERNFVSTVLNLADALVIVLDSQGRIVRFNHTCEQATGYTFDQVKGKFVWDVLLLPETTECIKGIFQNLAEREFPQRYETSLATKDNNRRLISWSNKVLLNRNNQVEYIVCTGIDITESRKVQEELKQTRNFLQSMINNLPVAVFVKDAKPETFGTFKLWNHTCENIFGITAEQAIGKKDYELFPKEQADFFHEKDLETFASSVPQDISEEYIDSPTFGRRILHTTKIPLYDKDQQPEYLLCISEDITEYKRAEKNLQQAKEQLQTVLDAVPGFVSWVNDDGYYLGVNRHLAESFNLTSDVFVGQELGFMENSPQFTEFMREFLDRQDVADSSIIDVNINGKTLNYLLVAQKYQQNTAAVAVGIDITKRKQAEIALQSLIESTASTTGCDFFPALVEHISSTLDVRNTLVTELIDGQVHTLGFWSDGQLQPNICYDPKLTPYEILLKQGFYYCGSGIQQLFPASERLTAMQAESFMGVILSNDFGQPIGALCIVDEKPIPDHQKFEGILKVFAARASAELQRQRAQEALQKLNQDLEVRVKQRTLDLQKSEAELRAIFHQAAVGIKLETLNGDFLKVNQNFCEILGYSQEEILKKNFRDITHSDDIQAHLDNLQQLIAGEVETFSIEKRYLHKTGNIIWVNLTVSLIRDIIGKPIYIIGVVKDIRERKQAEENICKALEKEKELSELKSRFISMTSHEFRTPLAVITSSAGILKTFSHKLDEQQKQKHLQCIQTYVQHTTQLLDDILLINKAEAGKLAFEPTSINLVDFCRSLVEEIQLSFPNYTLVFCHLFLGNSSIDNHFKACIDKKLLRQILSNLLSNAVKYSPEGSNVQIDLLIQEKSAVFLIKDEGIGILPEEQENLFEPFYRATNVGNTPGTGLGLAIVNNCIDLHKGRIIFASQVGVGTTFRVELPLITSNVLNEKYLICY; translated from the coding sequence ATGTTAATTAACTCTCTAAGCTCTGATAATTTACAGCTAACTATCATTCGTCATCCGTTGATTGTTAACTCTGAGACTTTGCTTCCAAACGTAATTGCACTAATCAATGAAGCGCCAGGTAATTATGATAGCTTGCCAATCAAAAATACCAATTATTTGAAGAACTCAAGTAAAGATGTAGATAGCAACACGTCTCAAGCCACCAGTTGCGTTTTAGTTATGGAAAACTCGCAGTTGGTGGGAATAATTACGCAGCGAGATTTAATTAAGCTGACAGCACAAGGAAAAAACATAGAGACTATCAGTGTTGCCCAAGTGATGACAAGGGAGTTAATAACATTAAACTTGAGAGATTTTAAAGATGTTTTTACTGCGTTGCATTTGCTGAGGCAACATCGAATTTGCCATCTGCCTATTATCGGCGAACAAGGAGAATTAATTGGATTAGTTACTCCTACCAGTCTGCTGGCAGTTTCTATTCTCCAAGCCGAACTGTACAATTACACACGAGTTAAACTTGCAGAACGCCAGAGAATTGAGTCAGAACTGCGATTAGAACGTAATTTTGTTTCTACTGTTTTGAATCTAGCAGATGCTCTGGTTATTGTACTAGATTCTCAAGGGAGAATTGTTCGCTTTAATCATACTTGCGAACAAGCAACAGGGTACACATTTGATCAAGTTAAAGGAAAATTTGTTTGGGATGTGTTGCTGTTACCTGAAACAACAGAATGTATCAAAGGTATTTTTCAAAATTTAGCAGAGAGAGAATTCCCTCAACGTTACGAAACTAGTTTAGCTACTAAAGATAACAATCGCCGCTTAATCTCTTGGTCAAATAAGGTCTTACTTAATCGAAATAATCAAGTTGAGTATATCGTTTGTACAGGTATTGACATCACTGAAAGCCGAAAAGTACAGGAGGAACTCAAACAGACTCGCAATTTTTTGCAGTCGATGATTAATAATCTGCCTGTGGCAGTCTTTGTCAAAGATGCCAAGCCAGAAACCTTTGGGACATTTAAGCTCTGGAATCATACCTGCGAAAATATTTTTGGTATCACAGCAGAGCAGGCTATCGGCAAAAAAGATTACGAATTATTTCCAAAAGAACAAGCAGATTTTTTCCATGAAAAAGACCTAGAAACTTTTGCTAGCAGTGTACCTCAAGATATTTCTGAAGAATATATTGATAGCCCCACTTTTGGCAGAAGAATTTTACACACAACTAAAATTCCTTTGTATGACAAAGACCAACAACCCGAATACCTATTGTGTATTTCCGAGGACATTACAGAATACAAACGAGCAGAAAAAAATCTGCAACAAGCAAAAGAGCAATTACAAACCGTTTTAGATGCAGTACCTGGGTTTGTTTCTTGGGTAAATGATGATGGATATTATTTAGGGGTTAATCGTCATTTAGCTGAAAGTTTTAACTTGACTAGCGACGTTTTTGTTGGTCAAGAACTGGGCTTTATGGAAAACAGCCCACAATTTACAGAATTTATGCGGGAATTTTTAGATAGGCAAGACGTAGCAGATTCTAGCATTATTGATGTCAATATAAACGGCAAGACGCTTAATTATCTGCTCGTAGCTCAAAAATACCAACAAAATACAGCTGCTGTTGCAGTGGGAATTGATATTACAAAACGCAAACAAGCTGAAATAGCCTTACAAAGTTTGATAGAAAGTACAGCTTCTACAACTGGATGTGACTTTTTTCCCGCATTAGTTGAGCATATTTCTTCTACTTTAGATGTGCGTAACACTTTGGTAACTGAGTTAATTGATGGGCAAGTTCACACTTTAGGATTTTGGTCTGATGGACAGTTACAACCCAATATTTGCTATGACCCCAAATTAACGCCTTATGAAATTTTGCTTAAGCAAGGATTTTATTACTGTGGTTCGGGAATTCAGCAACTCTTCCCCGCTTCTGAAAGATTAACTGCTATGCAAGCAGAAAGTTTTATGGGAGTTATTTTAAGCAATGATTTTGGTCAACCGATTGGCGCGTTATGTATTGTAGATGAAAAGCCGATACCTGACCACCAAAAATTTGAGGGAATTCTCAAAGTATTTGCAGCTAGAGCATCTGCTGAACTACAACGGCAACGAGCGCAAGAAGCTTTACAAAAGCTCAATCAAGATTTAGAAGTTAGAGTCAAGCAACGCACTTTAGATTTACAAAAAAGTGAGGCAGAGCTTAGGGCTATTTTTCATCAAGCAGCGGTGGGAATTAAACTAGAAACTTTGAATGGTGATTTCCTGAAAGTTAATCAAAATTTCTGTGAAATTTTAGGATACAGTCAAGAAGAAATCCTCAAGAAAAATTTTAGAGATATCACACATTCAGATGATATCCAAGCACATCTAGATAATTTGCAACAATTAATAGCAGGAGAGGTAGAAACATTTTCTATAGAGAAGCGATATTTACATAAAACAGGTAATATAATTTGGGTAAATTTAACGGTTTCTCTAATTCGAGATATTATTGGTAAACCAATTTATATAATTGGGGTAGTTAAAGACATACGCGAACGCAAACAAGCTGAAGAAAATATCTGTAAAGCTTTAGAAAAAGAAAAAGAGCTAAGTGAATTGAAATCTCGCTTCATTTCTATGACCTCCCATGAGTTCCGGACTCCCTTGGCTGTGATCACATCTTCTGCGGGAATATTAAAAACTTTTAGCCATAAACTAGATGAACAACAAAAGCAAAAACATCTCCAGTGCATTCAGACTTATGTTCAACATACTACTCAACTTTTAGATGATATTTTGCTAATTAATAAGGCTGAAGCTGGAAAATTGGCATTTGAACCAACTTCTATTAATTTAGTTGATTTCTGCCGTTCTTTGGTAGAGGAAATCCAACTCAGTTTTCCCAACTATACCCTAGTATTTTGCCACCTTTTCTTAGGGAATTCATCAATAGATAATCACTTTAAGGCTTGTATAGACAAAAAACTTTTGCGACAAATACTGAGTAATTTGCTTTCAAATGCTGTCAAATACTCACCAGAGGGTAGTAATGTTCAAATTGATTTATTAATTCAAGAGAAAAGTGCAGTTTTTCTAATTAAAGATGAAGGTATTGGTATTTTACCAGAGGAACAGGAGAACTTATTCGAACCCTTCTACCGAGCTACTAATGTTGGTAATACGCCAGGAACTGGATTAGGCTTGGCAATAGTTAACAATTGTATAGACCTTCATAAAGGAAGAATCATCTTCGCTAGTCAGGTCGGAGTCGGTACGACATTTAGAGTGGAACTGCCACTAATTACAAGCAATGTCCTCAATGAAAAATATCTAATATGTTATTAG
- a CDS encoding tetratricopeptide repeat protein, with protein MLNEDLLDDEGENQDAYDDLIVSIEAQKRGLNLLIAVCDDASFRDEIIAQYEAELQPAFRGYRETLARQEPSLKAALNQLVQQEEYLRQQNPAVITVTGAEQLYFLRLGNEQSEQEKFFGYLQWTREGLREFPFAIVLWVTNQILVNLIKKAPDFWSWRNGVFRFESKKTSAIPGKELENIRFVFRDTELASTDTNETNRFFLPIQDLQRLIEKVEQEQGTKDPTLATLYSSLGDIYRSRLDRGESQNYQEEQELAIKYWRKAIELQNESGSQIDLATNLDNLAGIYRATGHYSEAEPLYQQALKLRKRLLGENHPAFATSLNNLAGLYKSTGQYTKAELLYQEALELRKRLLGENHADVVASLNNLALLYDEQGRYDEAEPLYLQSLELEKRLVSENYLSLALILNNLALLYYHQGRYTEAEPLSLQAIELDKRFLGEENPDVATDLHNLGLIYRAQGRYSEAESLFLESLELKQRLLQKAHPLLADTIYALGFMYREQGRYNEAEPLCIKALELDKHLLGENHPNVAESLNNLAEIYRDTGRYSEAEPLYLQALDICERVWGVEHLRCVTIRQNLEKLAAAMQNNRECDVLSTTRCANDNPFGEGIT; from the coding sequence ATGTTAAATGAAGATTTATTAGATGATGAAGGAGAAAATCAGGATGCGTATGATGATTTAATTGTTTCTATTGAAGCTCAAAAGCGGGGATTAAATTTATTAATTGCAGTTTGTGATGATGCTAGCTTTCGTGATGAGATTATTGCCCAGTATGAAGCCGAACTACAACCCGCCTTCCGTGGATATCGAGAGACTTTAGCACGTCAGGAACCAAGTCTAAAAGCTGCTCTTAACCAACTGGTACAACAAGAAGAATATCTTCGTCAGCAGAACCCGGCGGTAATTACTGTGACGGGTGCTGAACAACTTTATTTTCTCAGATTGGGAAATGAGCAATCGGAACAGGAGAAATTTTTTGGTTACTTGCAATGGACAAGGGAAGGATTGCGCGAGTTTCCGTTTGCGATCGTGCTTTGGGTAACTAACCAAATTTTAGTCAATCTGATTAAAAAAGCCCCTGATTTTTGGAGTTGGCGCAACGGTGTATTTCGGTTTGAATCTAAAAAGACAAGTGCTATTCCTGGTAAAGAATTAGAAAATATACGCTTTGTTTTTAGGGACACAGAATTAGCTAGTACAGATACTAATGAAACTAATCGCTTTTTCTTACCCATTCAAGATTTACAAAGGTTAATCGAGAAAGTAGAACAGGAACAGGGAACTAAAGATCCTACATTGGCTACTTTATATTCAAGCTTAGGTGATATTTACCGCAGCAGATTAGATAGGGGTGAGTCTCAGAATTATCAAGAAGAACAAGAACTAGCAATAAAGTATTGGCGTAAGGCAATTGAGCTACAAAATGAATCAGGTTCGCAAATAGACTTAGCTACTAACCTCGACAATTTAGCAGGAATATATCGTGCAACAGGACACTACAGCGAAGCCGAACCATTATATCAACAAGCTTTAAAATTGAGGAAACGCCTGCTAGGAGAGAACCATCCTGCTTTTGCTACTAGCCTGAATAATTTGGCAGGACTCTACAAATCTACTGGACAATATACTAAAGCGGAACTTTTATATCAAGAAGCTTTGGAACTGAGGAAACGCCTGTTAGGAGAAAACCATGCCGATGTTGTCGCTAGTCTTAATAATTTGGCATTATTATATGATGAGCAAGGACGTTATGACGAAGCAGAACCTCTGTATCTGCAATCATTAGAACTCGAAAAACGTTTGGTTAGCGAAAATTATCTTTCTTTGGCTCTTATACTGAATAATTTAGCGCTACTTTATTATCATCAAGGACGTTACACTGAAGCTGAACCATTGTCCCTACAAGCAATAGAACTAGATAAACGATTTTTGGGAGAAGAGAATCCTGATGTTGCAACAGATTTGCACAATTTAGGTTTAATATACCGCGCTCAAGGACGCTACAGTGAAGCCGAATCTTTGTTTTTGGAATCATTAGAACTCAAGCAACGTCTATTGCAAAAGGCGCATCCGCTTTTAGCAGATACTATCTATGCTCTTGGTTTTATGTACAGGGAGCAGGGGCGTTACAATGAAGCGGAACCCTTATGTATAAAAGCCTTAGAACTTGATAAGCACCTATTGGGAGAAAATCATCCTAATGTTGCTGAAAGTCTCAATAATTTGGCAGAAATTTATCGTGATACGGGACGTTACAGCGAAGCAGAACCGCTTTATTTGCAAGCTTTAGATATTTGTGAACGAGTCTGGGGTGTTGAGCATCTTCGTTGTGTCACTATTCGTCAAAATCTAGAAAAGCTCGCCGCCGCAATGCAGAATAATAGAGAGTGCGATGTCTTGTCTACGACACGCTGCGCGAACGACAACCCCTTTGGAGAAGGCATTACATAG
- a CDS encoding XisI protein, translated as MDKIERYRQLIKQVLSEHQQISSNIDTVNSQLILDNENDHYQLAYVGWQGDKRVFGPVMHFDIQNGKIWIQYNGTEEPVAERLVELGVPPSDIVIGFHSPFKRQFTSYAVE; from the coding sequence ATGGATAAAATAGAACGATATCGACAACTTATCAAACAAGTATTGAGCGAACATCAACAAATATCATCTAATATCGATACAGTAAATTCACAATTAATTTTAGACAATGAAAATGACCATTATCAACTAGCTTATGTTGGCTGGCAAGGAGATAAGCGGGTATTTGGCCCGGTCATGCATTTTGATATTCAAAATGGAAAAATATGGATTCAGTATAACGGTACAGAAGAGCCTGTTGCTGAACGATTGGTTGAGTTAGGTGTACCCCCTTCTGATATTGTCATTGGGTTTCATTCCCCTTTTAAACGTCAATTTACTTCTTATGCTGTCGAGTGA
- a CDS encoding ATP-binding protein, with amino-acid sequence MSQDLLNSFQEAYSNLELFPLMERNEMERFRVEYGDDLIADLNQLVEDSPNGDGKIVFTGHRGCGKSTLLAEFSRQIQDKYFVVLFSIADKIEMSAVNHINILFAIAVNLMTEAEARRVDIPQSTKEALYKWFATRTRTEESNLQAEVSIGFDLLKLISSKLKADASVRDEIKQEFERKLSDLVARINEIAALIQAATKQNVLVIIDDLDKLDLGRVNEIYRDNIKALCQPNFQIIYTIPIAVLRETFISTIIATETNDQVVAMPVLKIFDKGKNRFLNAQPRPEATKILGEVLQKRIPSELIAAETAEKIVIYSGGVLRELIRISKECCRICLRTIRRNPSAKVIIDDKIFLQAINKIRNDFSIRLGKTDIDILQSVYEQFMPNDPKQPEFLDLLHGLYVLEYRTDETWYDVHPIIIESLRRQGAINVK; translated from the coding sequence ATGTCTCAAGATTTATTAAACTCCTTTCAAGAAGCATACAGCAATCTCGAACTGTTTCCGTTGATGGAACGGAACGAAATGGAAAGATTTCGAGTCGAATATGGTGATGATTTGATTGCAGACCTAAACCAATTAGTGGAAGATAGTCCTAATGGAGATGGCAAAATTGTCTTTACAGGACATCGAGGATGTGGTAAGTCTACTTTGTTAGCTGAATTTAGCCGACAAATTCAAGATAAATATTTTGTAGTTCTGTTTTCTATTGCTGACAAAATTGAAATGTCGGCAGTTAATCATATTAATATACTGTTTGCGATCGCAGTTAATTTAATGACAGAGGCAGAAGCCCGCCGGGTTGATATTCCGCAATCGACAAAAGAAGCTCTTTATAAGTGGTTTGCTACCCGCACTCGCACTGAAGAATCCAATTTGCAAGCAGAAGTAAGTATAGGTTTTGACCTTTTAAAGTTGATTAGCTCTAAATTAAAAGCTGATGCTAGCGTTCGGGATGAAATCAAGCAAGAGTTTGAACGCAAGTTATCAGATTTAGTTGCCAGAATTAACGAAATCGCGGCTCTAATTCAAGCTGCAACTAAACAAAACGTTTTAGTAATTATTGATGATTTAGATAAACTTGACTTAGGCAGAGTTAACGAAATTTATCGAGATAACATTAAAGCTCTTTGTCAACCTAATTTTCAAATTATTTACACCATCCCGATCGCAGTGCTTCGAGAAACATTTATTAGCACCATAATCGCCACTGAAACTAACGACCAAGTTGTAGCAATGCCTGTATTAAAAATATTTGATAAAGGTAAAAATCGCTTTCTTAATGCCCAACCTCGCCCGGAAGCAACAAAGATTCTCGGTGAAGTTTTACAAAAGCGGATTCCCAGTGAATTAATCGCGGCAGAAACTGCTGAAAAAATCGTAATTTACAGTGGTGGCGTATTGCGAGAATTAATTCGGATTTCTAAGGAATGTTGCCGTATATGTTTGCGAACAATTCGACGAAATCCTTCAGCCAAAGTTATCATTGATGATAAAATTTTTCTGCAAGCAATCAATAAAATCCGTAATGATTTTTCCATACGCTTAGGAAAAACTGATATTGATATTTTGCAGAGTGTTTATGAACAATTTATGCCCAATGATCCTAAACAACCAGAGTTTTTAGATTTATTACATGGATTGTATGTTTTAGAATATCGCACTGATGAAACTTGGTATGATGTTCATCCAATTATTATCGAAAGCTTGAGAAGACAGGGGGCAATTAATGTTAAATGA
- a CDS encoding response regulator transcription factor yields the protein MNKKILVIEDEVQICSNIQQILSFSDFNAITANDGLEGLRLAKTEKPDLIRCDVMMPELDGYGVLTALRQDPVTESIPVIFLTAKVGRGDLRQGMELGADDYLTKPFSPEELLKTIKIRLARIEKPTFIKQQYEQEHQQSVNLKQQIEVNSQKLQDSQRLAEICNQVLQKLLQDLSNPLSNINMAIYMLKKAQSDVERDRYLNILQQEYAREMMLLNEMKNLQALLTPENAKVMQNFNLLK from the coding sequence ATGAACAAAAAAATATTAGTAATTGAAGATGAAGTTCAAATTTGTTCCAATATTCAACAGATTTTAAGTTTCTCCGATTTTAATGCCATTACTGCAAATGATGGTTTAGAAGGATTACGACTTGCTAAAACAGAAAAACCAGACCTTATACGTTGTGACGTTATGATGCCTGAACTTGACGGTTACGGTGTACTGACAGCCTTACGCCAAGACCCAGTAACTGAATCTATCCCAGTAATTTTTCTGACTGCAAAAGTAGGTCGTGGTGATTTACGTCAAGGTATGGAGTTAGGAGCCGATGATTACCTCACAAAACCTTTCTCTCCAGAAGAACTTTTGAAGACAATTAAGATTAGATTGGCTCGGATAGAAAAACCAACTTTCATCAAACAGCAATATGAACAAGAACATCAACAAAGTGTCAACCTGAAGCAGCAGATAGAGGTAAATTCACAAAAACTGCAAGATAGCCAACGTCTAGCAGAAATATGCAACCAGGTTTTACAAAAACTTTTACAAGATTTAAGCAATCCGCTTTCAAATATCAATATGGCTATTTATATGTTGAAAAAAGCTCAATCAGATGTTGAGCGCGATCGCTACTTGAATATTCTCCAACAAGAGTATGCTAGAGAAATGATGCTTTTGAATGAAATGAAGAATTTACAAGCATTACTAACCCCAGAAAATGCCAAGGTTATGCAAAACTTTAATTTACTGAAGTAA